One Campylobacterota bacterium DNA window includes the following coding sequences:
- the dksA gene encoding RNA polymerase-binding protein DksA produces the protein MRDHELHYFEEILLTRKAQIIKNITGVESEMNQLRELELNDEGDYASVSNDNMVENAIGAQQMQELQEIEAALAKIKSKQYGICEMCEDDIGFQRLKVKPHAKYCIVCRPIVEKNKH, from the coding sequence ATGAGAGACCATGAGTTGCATTATTTCGAGGAAATATTGCTGACCCGGAAGGCCCAGATTATCAAAAACATCACCGGCGTTGAAAGCGAAATGAATCAACTGCGCGAGCTTGAGCTCAACGACGAAGGTGATTATGCGTCCGTCAGCAACGACAACATGGTTGAAAATGCCATCGGTGCCCAGCAGATGCAGGAGTTGCAGGAAATTGAAGCCGCTTTGGCCAAAATCAAATCCAAACAATACGGTATTTGTGAAATGTGCGAAGACGACATCGGCTTCCAGCGCCTGAAAGTGAAACCGCACGCCAAATACTGCATTGTGTGCCGCCCGATCGTTGAAAAAAACAAACACTAA
- a CDS encoding 23S rRNA (pseudouridine(1915)-N(3))-methyltransferase RlmH, whose translation MNISVISIAKKERSLYDPLYQEQMKMISRFAKIEDIELFPKEIAKAHTISAEASQGAYTKLLAPMLGKSYSIALHPEGKKLDSFAFSKLISDKIALQFFIGGAYGFEKSFVERCDSAISLSDLTMSHKIAKAVLLEQIYRAYALAANHPYHK comes from the coding sequence GTGAACATATCCGTCATCTCCATCGCAAAAAAGGAGCGTTCGCTCTACGATCCCCTTTACCAGGAACAGATGAAAATGATCTCCCGATTCGCCAAAATCGAGGACATCGAACTCTTTCCCAAAGAGATCGCCAAGGCGCATACCATCAGCGCTGAGGCATCGCAGGGAGCGTATACGAAACTCCTTGCGCCGATGCTGGGGAAAAGCTATTCGATCGCGCTGCATCCGGAGGGGAAAAAACTGGACAGTTTTGCATTTAGTAAGCTTATAAGTGATAAAATCGCCTTGCAATTTTTTATAGGCGGCGCATACGGCTTTGAAAAAAGCTTTGTGGAGCGGTGCGACAGTGCGATCAGCCTGTCGGATCTGACGATGAGCCACAAAATCGCCAAGGCGGTCTTGCTCGAGCAGATCTACCGTGCCTATGCATTGGCTGCAAACCATCCGTATCACAAATGA
- a CDS encoding thiamine phosphate synthase has translation MRLYALCDADNLKVKGADINAFVNRANALGAEVIQYRNKHADIAAIKADLIVLRRLWDGFLIVNDHYELAPFCDGVHIGQEDLYAIDPDPLKALKILRLSIGTDKIVGLSTHNEREIAVANTLELNYVGLGAYRATATKSDAKVLGERLDAIAALSRHPVAAIGGVRLDDRFQNVTYHVMGSGIL, from the coding sequence ATGCGCCTTTACGCACTCTGCGACGCCGACAATCTCAAGGTCAAAGGGGCGGATATCAACGCTTTCGTGAACCGTGCGAACGCACTGGGGGCCGAAGTGATCCAGTATCGGAATAAACATGCCGACATCGCCGCGATCAAAGCGGACCTGATCGTTCTGCGGCGGTTGTGGGACGGCTTTCTGATCGTCAACGACCACTACGAACTCGCCCCGTTTTGCGACGGCGTCCACATCGGGCAAGAAGACCTCTATGCCATCGACCCTGACCCGCTCAAAGCGCTCAAAATCCTCAGACTCTCAATCGGAACGGACAAGATCGTCGGCCTTTCGACGCATAACGAACGCGAGATCGCGGTGGCGAACACCCTCGAACTCAATTACGTCGGGCTGGGCGCCTACCGTGCCACCGCCACCAAATCCGACGCGAAAGTATTGGGAGAACGCCTCGACGCCATCGCCGCACTCTCGCGCCATCCGGTAGCGGCGATCGGCGGGGTACGGCTGGATGACCGGTTTCAAAACGTCACGTACCACGTGATGGGAAGCGGCATCCTGTGA
- the accD gene encoding acetyl-CoA carboxylase, carboxyltransferase subunit beta: protein MSLFNLFGDSEKKKQPTKSEAPSHWVKCPSCQSLMYYKEIEKQNHVCPKCGHHLRIGVKERLALIADEGSFVEFDANLRPVDPLNFVDKKSYAARVEEGYAKNGTYSSVVSGECTINGAPAQLVVFDFNFMGGSLGSVEGEKIVRAINRAIDKRMGLIIVSASGGARMQESTFSLMQMSKTSAALAKLAEAKLPYISLLTDPTMGGVSASFATLGDIIIAEPGALIGFAGQRVIKQTIGSDLPEGFQRAEFLLEKGSIDMVVSRDELKDTLGDLLNLLLP from the coding sequence TTGAGTCTATTCAACCTGTTCGGTGACTCCGAAAAGAAAAAACAGCCTACGAAAAGCGAGGCACCTTCGCACTGGGTCAAATGCCCATCGTGCCAGTCCCTGATGTACTACAAAGAGATCGAAAAGCAAAATCACGTCTGCCCCAAATGCGGCCATCACCTGCGTATCGGTGTCAAAGAGCGTCTGGCCCTTATCGCGGACGAGGGGAGTTTTGTCGAATTCGATGCGAATCTCAGACCTGTCGATCCGCTCAATTTCGTCGATAAAAAAAGCTATGCGGCCCGTGTCGAAGAGGGATACGCCAAAAATGGGACCTACTCGTCCGTTGTCAGCGGCGAATGCACCATCAACGGCGCTCCCGCCCAGCTGGTGGTGTTCGATTTTAACTTCATGGGCGGATCGCTCGGTTCGGTCGAAGGGGAGAAAATCGTCCGCGCCATCAACCGTGCGATTGACAAACGGATGGGACTCATTATCGTCAGCGCCAGCGGCGGGGCACGGATGCAGGAGAGTACCTTTTCGCTGATGCAGATGTCCAAGACTTCCGCCGCATTGGCCAAACTTGCCGAAGCGAAGCTTCCCTATATCTCGCTTCTCACCGATCCGACGATGGGCGGGGTGAGCGCCTCGTTCGCGACGCTGGGGGATATCATCATTGCCGAGCCCGGCGCACTGATCGGTTTCGCCGGCCAGCGGGTTATCAAACAGACCATCGGAAGCGACCTCCCCGAAGGGTTCCAGCGGGCCGAATTCCTCCTCGAAAAAGGTTCCATCGACATGGTGGTTTCCCGTGACGAGCTCAAAGATACCCTCGGCGACCTGCTGAACCTTCTGCTCCCCTGA